GAGAAAAACAGACGATTAACTTTGACGCCCTTTGTGATGGCGGGATTTTTGGGATCTTTGGGCCAACTGGAAGCGGGAAGTCGTCAATTCTGGATGCTATGACTCTTGCTTTATATGGAAAAGTAGAGCGTGCCATGAATAACACACATGGAATATTAAATCATGCTGAAGATCAACTCTCTGTTTCGTTTACTTTTGAACTTGAAAATGCCTCTTCAAAGAAAAGGTATGTTGTGGAACGGGTGTTTAAACGAACAGACGATATTAGGGTGAAAACAGCGATCTGTCGTTTAATTGAGGAAGGAGAAGAGCATGTTGTCTTAGCGGATAAAGCAGTTGATGTAAATGACAAAATCTATGGATTATTAGGTCTTACAATCGATGACTTTACCCGTGCTGTAGTTCTTCCACAAGGGAAATTTGCTGAATTTCTTTCTTTAAAAGGTGCAGAAAGAAGACAAATGCTACAACGTTTATTTCACTTAGAGCAATACGGTGATCAGCTCTTGAAGAAGCTCAAGCGACGTTTAGTAACTGCAAGAATTACTCGTAATGAATTAGAAGCAGAGAAAACTGGTTTAGGTGATGCATCGGCAGAAGCTGTTAAAGAAGCGAAGAAGCAAGTAAAAGAAGCAGAAGTTTTACTTGAAAAGCGTCAAAAAGAGCTTGAAAGTGTAACAAAGGACTATGAACGAAAACAAGCAACTTGGCAATTACAACAGCAAAGGCTAGAACTAGAAAAGGAAAAAGCATCAGTCAAAAAAGATGAAGAACAGATTCAATCTTTACAACAACAGGTGAAAACGGCTGAGGAAGCAGAAGCCTTAAGACCGTATGCAGAGGCTTTACAAGCTCGTAAACAAGAAAAAGTTCAGGCAGAAGGTAATCTTGAGGCTGCGAAGAAAAATGTAGAGAAAATGAAGCAGCAATATGAAACGAGCAGCCGAGCTTACGAGGCAATTCGAAAGGAAAAATCTGAACAAGAACCAGCTTTAGTAGCAAAGCGTGAAAAGCTATTACAATTGCAAAAGGTTGAAGAAGAGCTTAAACGAGATCAAACAATACTTCACGAACTTAAACAGAAAAAAGAAGAGTTACAAAAGCAGCAGGAGCACCATCAATCACTATTAACAAAAGCACAGCAATTAGTTGAAAAAGCAGCAGTAAAGCAACAAACTTTACAAGAAGAGCAGAAAACAAAAACCGTTTCTGCTAAAGAAAGAGATCAGGTTCGTGCCGCTTTAGAAGCAAAACAACATGTTCAACAAAGTAAACAGCAGTTCGAAGAAACGAATGAATTGCTAAAGAAAAAAAACAACGCATTAATTAGTGAAAAGAAAAAATACGATTCTCTTACAGATCAATTGTCCGTTAATAAAAAACATCTTGAAAATAAATTTAATGAACTAACCTCCCTATATTTTCTGATTTCGGAAAGGGAAACGGAATATAAGCACTTTCTTTCTGGAGCTAAACACAAGTTAGAAGAAAAAGTAGCAGAAGAGGAAAAGGCAAAAAATCAGAAGTTGGCTTTTGCGCTCGTCAAGGAGCTAAAAGAGGGAGCACCTTGTCCTGTTTGTGGATCGTGTTACCACCCGAGCCCTGTACATGCTGATTTAGATCATGATGAAGAAGTCGAAAAGCAATTAGATGTGATGAAGCAACAGTTTGAACAGCTTCAGTCATTAAATCAGGAGCCACATTCACTTAAAATAAAGGCAGAGGGTTTATCTGAGCAGCTTACTTCTGATTTTTTATTTTTACAAGATAAAAAGCTAATAGAAGAAGTTACAGTAGAGCAACTGATTGCACCAAATACGAATATTTCATTAGAACAAGGTTTTCAAACGTTTCAATTAGCGTTTAAAAATCTAAATCAAGATTATATATTATTACGTCAATCTCTTGAAATGAACGTAAAACAGTTGCGAGAATTGCAGCAGGAGGGAGTAAGAAGTAAAGATAGTATTTCCTCTGCAAATAATGATGTCCAGGAATGGATAAATAAACTCAATGAATACAAACAAAAGTACGAGAAAAGCTTAAAACATTACTCTGAGACCTTCTCTCAAATTCCAATTGAAAATGTTGAACAGTTACAAAGAGAAATCTCTGAAAAA
This genomic stretch from Metabacillus sp. B2-18 harbors:
- a CDS encoding AAA family ATPase, producing the protein MKPITLTVSGLHSFREKQTINFDALCDGGIFGIFGPTGSGKSSILDAMTLALYGKVERAMNNTHGILNHAEDQLSVSFTFELENASSKKRYVVERVFKRTDDIRVKTAICRLIEEGEEHVVLADKAVDVNDKIYGLLGLTIDDFTRAVVLPQGKFAEFLSLKGAERRQMLQRLFHLEQYGDQLLKKLKRRLVTARITRNELEAEKTGLGDASAEAVKEAKKQVKEAEVLLEKRQKELESVTKDYERKQATWQLQQQRLELEKEKASVKKDEEQIQSLQQQVKTAEEAEALRPYAEALQARKQEKVQAEGNLEAAKKNVEKMKQQYETSSRAYEAIRKEKSEQEPALVAKREKLLQLQKVEEELKRDQTILHELKQKKEELQKQQEHHQSLLTKAQQLVEKAAVKQQTLQEEQKTKTVSAKERDQVRAALEAKQHVQQSKQQFEETNELLKKKNNALISEKKKYDSLTDQLSVNKKHLENKFNELTSLYFLISERETEYKHFLSGAKHKLEEKVAEEEKAKNQKLAFALVKELKEGAPCPVCGSCYHPSPVHADLDHDEEVEKQLDVMKQQFEQLQSLNQEPHSLKIKAEGLSEQLTSDFLFLQDKKLIEEVTVEQLIAPNTNISLEQGFQTFQLAFKNLNQDYILLRQSLEMNVKQLRELQQEGVRSKDSISSANNDVQEWINKLNEYKQKYEKSLKHYSETFSQIPIENVEQLQREISEKDEALEQLNERIQKSFSFIEEQEEIVKKQEEFNRHIKEQQIELQALLKNRDFSIKEKQEKLKEVGLEKSISTVITETNAMIKQLAEKENELYQGWQKESNMLHQLQSELAAHERSYEQAKHQVQESEQKWSQVKENTSFKTIEETLASLLGAEKRQQLKAEIEAFLDKMKQLNTDLNRIEEKLGNQQISQEEWNTIQQIKVEMKQQVEDAVASKGAATNGLQVLLEKHERFVVIENQQKELDDLLGKLEKLQSVFKGNSFVEYVAEEQLQQVSRDASERLSMLTRGRYAIEVDSQGGFIMRDDANGGVRRPVSTLSGGETFLTSLALALSLSTQIQLRGEYPLQFFFLDEGFGTLDIELLDTVITALEKLQSQNLSVGVISHVQELRARLPRKLIVEPAEPSGKGTSVYLESL